One region of Bacillota bacterium genomic DNA includes:
- the phoU gene encoding phosphate signaling complex protein PhoU, which translates to MRSSFEEALRNLREDLLRLGHMTAEAMALSVDALNGQDVELAKKVIAGDEAIDRLHLEIQNRCMELIAIHQPMAGDLQIIGAAMVIAIDLERAADHAEGIASAALRIARQPLLKPLIDVPRMAEVVQGSIKKALEAFAERDARKAAKVAADDDVVDGLCSQVFRELLTYMMEDPRNISQALELILVVQHIARMGDHATNIAERVIYMVTGDLRGLNF; encoded by the coding sequence GTGCGTAGTTCTTTTGAAGAGGCACTGCGCAACCTGCGGGAGGACTTGCTGCGCCTGGGTCACATGACCGCGGAAGCTATGGCCCTTTCCGTGGACGCTCTCAACGGGCAGGACGTGGAACTGGCGAAGAAGGTGATCGCCGGCGACGAGGCCATCGACCGCCTGCACTTGGAGATCCAGAACCGGTGCATGGAACTGATTGCCATCCATCAACCCATGGCCGGGGACCTGCAGATAATTGGTGCCGCCATGGTCATCGCCATCGACCTGGAACGGGCGGCCGACCACGCCGAGGGGATTGCTTCCGCGGCCCTGCGCATTGCGCGGCAGCCGTTGCTGAAACCCCTCATCGATGTGCCGCGCATGGCCGAAGTGGTGCAGGGTTCGATTAAGAAGGCGCTGGAGGCTTTTGCGGAGCGGGACGCCAGGAAGGCGGCCAAGGTGGCGGCGGACGATGATGTGGTCGACGGACTCTGCTCCCAGGTGTTTCGCGAGCTGCTCACCTACATGATGGAGGATCCCCGGAACATCTCCCAGGCCCTGGAATTGATTCTGGTCGTGCAGCACATCGCGCGGATGGGGGACCATGCCACCAACATCGCGGAAAGGGTTATCTACATGGTCACGGGGGATCTCCGCGGCCTCAACTTCTGA